The window TGCTGGCTTCTGAAGTCATGCCCCCTCTTTATAAGCAAATAGGTAACGTGCATGTTCCTCAAGGAAATGTTAAGGAGCAGGCTCTTATTATAGATAGGATTTATAAGCTAGAAGAAAAGCTTTCTGAAACAGCAAAGGTAAATGCAATCTTTAGGCAAATCTTTATTTTAGCCAAGCCGTTTTCTCCTTTGGAATTTAAATGGAAAACAGAAGAAAAAGCAGGCTTAACGCTGGCTAATTACTTTTCTTATCTTGTAAATATTAATCGCCTTTTACTTTGGAAAAAGCTTCCTGGTGGGGGAGAATACTTGAGCCGAGAAGAAATTAAGCACTTGCCTTTAGAAAAAAAAGGAGAGCTACTTAGAGATTGGATTGAAGAAAATTGTAAAGACTTAACTTTGCTAAATTTATCTGGAGCAGGCTTGATTTATTTACCCCCAGAAATATGCCAGTTGTCTCAGCTGCAATGGCTTGACTTAAGTCAGAACCAGCTTACCAGCCTGCCTGCAGAAATCGGGCAGTTGTCTCAGCTGCAATGGCTTGACTTAAATCAGAACCAGCTTACCAGCCTTCCCGCAGAAATCGGGCAGTTGTCTCAGCTGCAATACATCTCCTTAAACCAAAACCAGCTCACCAGTCTGCCTGCCGAACTCGGGCAGCTATCTCAGCTAGAAGTGCTTGGCTTAAATGAAAACCAGATCACCGCTCTGCCTATAGAAATCGGGCAGTTGTCTAAGCTGCAATGGCTTTACTTAAATCAAAACCAGCTCACCGCTCTGCCTATAGAAATTGGGCGGCTGTCTCAGCTGCAAACGCTTGACTTAAGAGAAAACCAGCTCACCGCTCTGCCTGCAGAAATCGGGCAATTGTCTCAGCTGCAAACGCTTGAATTAAATCAAAACCAGCTTACCAGCCTGCCTGCAGAAATCGGTCAACTGTCTCAGCTACAAACCCTTTACTTAAATCAAAACCAGCTTGCCAGCCTGCCTGCAGAAATCGGTCAGCTATCTCAGATGCAAACCCTTTACTTAAATCAAAACCAGCTCACCGCTCTGCCTAAAGGAGTGGGGCACTTGTCTCAACTACGAGTGCTTGACTTAAGCCAAAATCAGCTCATTAGCCTGCCTGCAAGCATAGGATGGCTGTCTCGCCTGCTATGGCTTTACTTAAATCAAAACCAGCTCACCAGACTTCCTACAGAAATCAGGCGGTTGTCTCAGCTTATCAAGCTTGAATTAGCGGAAAATCCTTTGAAAAAAATCGTCAAAAAATAAGGCAGTGTTTTCAATTATAGAATGAACTTAAATACTTTTTAAATTAGGGTGAGCTAATACTACCTCGTTAAGTGGCTTTTTGATATTAATGTAGGTAAGGTTTATTAATTAAGGAGGGGCAATGAATCTAGAGCAATTAAACTCTATTCGCGAACAACTTAATGAATGGATTAATGTTTTTAAAGCTCACTTAGGAAGATCAGAAAGAGTTCATTGGTGCAGATTGTACATAGCAGGACTCATATTAGATGGAGAAAGAAAATCTATCGAACCTATGGCAAAAAGGCTTCCTGGGGGAAATGAACAAGCTATTCAACAATTTGTCAATCAAAGCCCTTGGGACCATGCAGCGATGCAACAACAACTGGCACAGCATATGGCTCAAAGCATGGGGGTTAAAAAAGGAGTACTTGTTCTAGACGACACTTCTTTACCCAAAAAGGGAAAGTTCTCGGTAGGGGTAGCCAGGCAGTATTGTGGGGTTTTAGGAAAAATTGCTAATTGCCAATCAATCGTCACATGGCATTACTGTGAAAAAGGTAAAGAGCATTTTCCTATCCTAGGGGAATTATTCCTTCCCCAATCTTGGACAAAAAGTAAAAAAAGAATGCAGGTAGCCAAGGTTCCTAAGGCAAGATACAAGTTTTTAAAGAAATGGCAGCTTGCTTTACAACTTTTAGATGATATTCTTAAGAAAGATTTTCCCTATAAAGCGCTTGCTTTTGATGCCGGTTATGGAGAAAAACGAGAGTTATTGGGAGAATTAGATAAAAGGCAGTTAACCTTTGTGGCTCAAATTCCTGAAAATCA is drawn from Neochlamydia sp. AcF84 and contains these coding sequences:
- a CDS encoding leucine-rich repeat domain-containing protein codes for the protein MHPISSTSIECLPNELLLPILEACVVPSLFSVCKRWHHLLASEVMPPLYKQIGNVHVPQGNVKEQALIIDRIYKLEEKLSETAKVNAIFRQIFILAKPFSPLEFKWKTEEKAGLTLANYFSYLVNINRLLLWKKLPGGGEYLSREEIKHLPLEKKGELLRDWIEENCKDLTLLNLSGAGLIYLPPEICQLSQLQWLDLSQNQLTSLPAEIGQLSQLQWLDLNQNQLTSLPAEIGQLSQLQYISLNQNQLTSLPAELGQLSQLEVLGLNENQITALPIEIGQLSKLQWLYLNQNQLTALPIEIGRLSQLQTLDLRENQLTALPAEIGQLSQLQTLELNQNQLTSLPAEIGQLSQLQTLYLNQNQLASLPAEIGQLSQMQTLYLNQNQLTALPKGVGHLSQLRVLDLSQNQLISLPASIGWLSRLLWLYLNQNQLTRLPTEIRRLSQLIKLELAENPLKKIVKK
- a CDS encoding IS701 family transposase is translated as MNLEQLNSIREQLNEWINVFKAHLGRSERVHWCRLYIAGLILDGERKSIEPMAKRLPGGNEQAIQQFVNQSPWDHAAMQQQLAQHMAQSMGVKKGVLVLDDTSLPKKGKFSVGVARQYCGVLGKIANCQSIVTWHYCEKGKEHFPILGELFLPQSWTKSKKRMQVAKVPKARYKFLKKWQLALQLLDDILKKDFPYKALAFDAGYGEKRELLGELDKRQLTFVAQIPEN